A region of Chelonia mydas isolate rCheMyd1 chromosome 7, rCheMyd1.pri.v2, whole genome shotgun sequence DNA encodes the following proteins:
- the PKD2L1 gene encoding polycystic kidney disease 2-like 1 protein isoform X5 gives MESNWRQRSSRELVTRGWQRHEGGTGNLGLWGTTLTENTAEDRELYVKTTLRELLVYVIFLVDICLLTYGMTSTNAYYYTKVMSNLFLHTPSDSGVSFQSIGSMAEFWGYAQGPLLDSLYWTKWYNNESLAHSTQSYIYYENLLLGVPRLRQLKVKNNSCVVHDNFKEDISGCYDVYSDDKEERVPFGLINGTAWRYHSEEELGGSSHWGRLTSYSGGGYYIDLKLTREESAEALQVLKEKLWLDRGTRVVFIDFSVYNANINLFCVLRLVVEFPATGGAIPSWQIRTVKLIRYVSTWDFFIVACEIIFCVFIFYYVVEEILELRIHRLQYFTSVWNILDVVVILLSIVAIVFHIFRTIEVNRLMGELLRHPDIYADFEFLAFWQTQYNNMNAVNLFFAWIKIFKYISFNKTMTQLSSTLARCAKDILGFAIMFFIVFFAYAQLGYLLFGTQVENFSTFIKCIFTQFRIILGDFDYNAIDNANRVLGPIYFVTYVFFVFFVLLNMFLAIINDTYSEVKEELSNQKNELQLSDILKQGYHKTLMRLKLKKERISDVQKALQNGTKELEFEDFKNSLKELGHAEHEITAAFSRFDKDGNQILDEEEQKRMRHDLEEKRVALNAEIENLGKSYGDNNLDENLTLVDAKNNHINKSTWVSEEEFQILLRRVLQLEHSIGSIVSKIDSVVSKLEMLERNKLQRKDLVGKLLDNISKEEQPSQEELLQRNLDPLVKENQEGWETKHMLGSNLNGSSPQNGNSIYPNLPKSGLPGSQVPKNTWPPSNVHF, from the exons GCCTCTGGGGGACAACTCTGACTGAGAATACTGCTGAAGACCGAGAGCTGTATGTAAAGACCACGCTGCGAGAGCTGCTGGTTTATGTCATCTTCTTGGTGGATATCTGCCTAC TGACTTATGGAATGACCAGTACAAATGCCTATTACTACACCAAAGTGATGTCCAACCTCTTCCTGCATACCCCTTCAGACAGCGGGGTCTCCTTCCAGTCCATAGGTAGCATGGCTGAGTTCTGGGGG TATGCCCAAGGCCCATTGCTGGATAGCTTGTACTGGACCAAATGGTACAACAATGAGTCACTAGCTCACAGCACCCAGTCCTACATCTACTATGAGAATCTGCTGCTCGGTGTCCCACGTCTGCGCCAGCTGAAGGTGAAGAACAACTCGTGCGTGGTGCATGACAACTTTAAGGAGGACATTTCGGGCTGCTATGATGTGTACTCTGATGACAAGGAGGAAAGAGTCCCCTTCGGGCTCATCAATGGAACCGC GTGGAGGTACCATTCTGAGGAAGAACTGGGCGGCTCATCCCACTGGGGTCGACTAACCAGCTATAGTGGGGGAGGATATTACATAGACCTCAAGCTGACCCGGGAGGAGAGTGCGGAAGCCCTGCAGGTCCTGAAGGAGAAGCTGTGGCTGGACCGGGGCACCCGGGTGGTCTTCATTGACTTCTCAGTGTATAACGCAAACATCAACCTGTTCTGTGTGCTGAG GTTAGTAGTTGAATTTCCAGCCACCGGTGGTGCAATCCCCTCCTGGCAAATCCGCACGGTGAAGCTCATCCGATACGTTAGCACCTGGGACTTCTTCATTGTGGCCTGCGAGATCATCTTCTGTGTCTTCATCTTCTACTACGTGGTGGAGGAGATTCTGGAGCTGCGCATCCACAGGCTCCAGTACTTCACCAGTGTCTGGAACATCCTGGATGTGGTGGTCATACTG CTGTCCATCGTTGCCATTGTGTTCCACATCTTTCGCACCATCGAGGTGAACAGGCTGATGGGAGAGCTGCTGAGGCACCCTGACATCTATGCAGACTTTGAGTTCCTGGCTTTCTGGCAGACCCAGTACAACAACATGAACGCAGTCAATCTGTTCTTCGCCTGGATCAAG ATATTCAAGTACATTAGCTTTAACAAAACAATGACCCAGCTTTCCTCCACGCTGGCTCGCTGTGCCAAGGACATCCTGGGTTTTGCCATCATGTTCTTCATTGTGTTCTTTGCCTACGCCCAGCTGGGCTACCTTCTCTTTGGGACACAAGTGGAAAACTTTAGCACCTTTATTAAATGCAT TTTCACCCAGTTTCGGATCATACTTGGCGACTTTGACTACAATGCCATTGACAACGCCAACAGGGTGCTGGGGCCCATTTACTTCGTCACCTATGTCTTCTTCGTTTTCTTTGTGCTGCTG AACATGTTCCTGGCCATCATCAACGACACCTACTCAGAAGTCAAGGAGGAGCTTTCAAACCAGAAGAACGAGCTGCAGCTCTCAGACATCCTGAAGCAG GGCTATCACAAGACGCTGATGAGGCTGAAGTTGAAGAAAGAGCGGATTTCAGACGTTCAGAAGGCTCTCCAGAATGGGACAAAGGAGCTAGAGTttgaggattttaagaacagtttgaAAGA GCTGGGTCATGCTGAGCATGAGATCACAGCGGCCTTTTCCAGATTTGACAAAGATGGTAACCAGATCCTTGATGAAGAGGAACAGAAGCGAATGAGGCATGACCTAGAGGAGAAAAGG GTTGCTTTGAATGCAGAGATTGAAAACTTGGGGAAATCCTACGGTGATAACAACCTGGATGAGAATTTGACCCTTGTGGATGCAAAGAACAATCACATCAATAAGTCCACCTGGGTGTCTGAGGAAGAATTCCAAAT CCTTCTGCGACGGgtcctgcagctggagcactccaTTGGCAGCATTGTGTCCAAGATCGATTCAGTGGTGAGCAAGCTGGAGATGCTGGAGAGAAACAAACTGCAGAGGAAAGACCTGGTGGGCAAGCTGCTCGACAACATCAGCAAG GAGGAACAGCCCAGCCAGGAAGAACTGCTCCAGCGGAACCTAGACCCGCTGGTGAAGGAAAACCAAGAAGGCTGGGAGACAAAGCACATGCTGGGAAGCAACCTCAATGGGAGCTCTCCCCAAAATGGTAATAGTATCTACCCGAACCTGCCCAAGTCGGGGTTACCAGGCTCTCAGGTGCCCAAGAACACCTGGCCTCCGTCTAATGTGCACTTCTGA
- the PKD2L1 gene encoding polycystic kidney disease 2-like 1 protein isoform X4, with the protein MESNWRQRSSRELVTRGWQRHEGGTGNLGLWGTTLTENTAEDRELYVKTTLRELLVYVIFLVDICLLTYGMTSTNAYYYTKVMSNLFLHTPSDSGVSFQSIGSMAEFWGYAQGPLLDSLYWTKWYNNESLAHSTQSYIYYENLLLGVPRLRQLKVKNNSCVVHDNFKEDISGCYDVYSDDKEERVPFGLINGTAWRYHSEEELGGSSHWGRLTSYSGGGYYIDLKLTREESAEALQVLKEKLWLDRGTRVVFIDFSVYNANINLFCVLRLVVEFPATGGAIPSWQIRTVKLIRYVSTWDFFIVACEIIFCVFIFYYVVEEILELRIHRLQYFTSVWNILDVVVILLSIVAIVFHIFRTIEVNRLMGELLRHPDIYADFEFLAFWQTQYNNMNAVNLFFAWIKIFKYISFNKTMTQLSSTLARCAKDILGFAIMFFIVFFAYAQLGYLLFGTQVENFSTFIKCIFTQFRIILGDFDYNAIDNANRVLGPIYFVTYVFFVFFVLLNMFLAIINDTYSEVKEELSNQKNELQLSDILKQGYHKTLMRLKLKKERISDVQKALQNGTKELEFEDFKNSLKELGHAEHEITAAFSRFDKDGNQILDEEEQKRMRHDLEEKRVALNAEIENLGKSYGDNNLDENLTLVDAKNNHINKSTWVSEEEFQMWVTAGASPASESKGLGFLLPCPLMEPHPPVPHGLLRRVLQLEHSIGSIVSKIDSVVSKLEMLERNKLQRKDLVGKLLDNISKEEQPSQEELLQRNLDPLVKENQEGWETKHMLGSNLNGSSPQNGNSIYPNLPKSGLPGSQVPKNTWPPSNVHF; encoded by the exons GCCTCTGGGGGACAACTCTGACTGAGAATACTGCTGAAGACCGAGAGCTGTATGTAAAGACCACGCTGCGAGAGCTGCTGGTTTATGTCATCTTCTTGGTGGATATCTGCCTAC TGACTTATGGAATGACCAGTACAAATGCCTATTACTACACCAAAGTGATGTCCAACCTCTTCCTGCATACCCCTTCAGACAGCGGGGTCTCCTTCCAGTCCATAGGTAGCATGGCTGAGTTCTGGGGG TATGCCCAAGGCCCATTGCTGGATAGCTTGTACTGGACCAAATGGTACAACAATGAGTCACTAGCTCACAGCACCCAGTCCTACATCTACTATGAGAATCTGCTGCTCGGTGTCCCACGTCTGCGCCAGCTGAAGGTGAAGAACAACTCGTGCGTGGTGCATGACAACTTTAAGGAGGACATTTCGGGCTGCTATGATGTGTACTCTGATGACAAGGAGGAAAGAGTCCCCTTCGGGCTCATCAATGGAACCGC GTGGAGGTACCATTCTGAGGAAGAACTGGGCGGCTCATCCCACTGGGGTCGACTAACCAGCTATAGTGGGGGAGGATATTACATAGACCTCAAGCTGACCCGGGAGGAGAGTGCGGAAGCCCTGCAGGTCCTGAAGGAGAAGCTGTGGCTGGACCGGGGCACCCGGGTGGTCTTCATTGACTTCTCAGTGTATAACGCAAACATCAACCTGTTCTGTGTGCTGAG GTTAGTAGTTGAATTTCCAGCCACCGGTGGTGCAATCCCCTCCTGGCAAATCCGCACGGTGAAGCTCATCCGATACGTTAGCACCTGGGACTTCTTCATTGTGGCCTGCGAGATCATCTTCTGTGTCTTCATCTTCTACTACGTGGTGGAGGAGATTCTGGAGCTGCGCATCCACAGGCTCCAGTACTTCACCAGTGTCTGGAACATCCTGGATGTGGTGGTCATACTG CTGTCCATCGTTGCCATTGTGTTCCACATCTTTCGCACCATCGAGGTGAACAGGCTGATGGGAGAGCTGCTGAGGCACCCTGACATCTATGCAGACTTTGAGTTCCTGGCTTTCTGGCAGACCCAGTACAACAACATGAACGCAGTCAATCTGTTCTTCGCCTGGATCAAG ATATTCAAGTACATTAGCTTTAACAAAACAATGACCCAGCTTTCCTCCACGCTGGCTCGCTGTGCCAAGGACATCCTGGGTTTTGCCATCATGTTCTTCATTGTGTTCTTTGCCTACGCCCAGCTGGGCTACCTTCTCTTTGGGACACAAGTGGAAAACTTTAGCACCTTTATTAAATGCAT TTTCACCCAGTTTCGGATCATACTTGGCGACTTTGACTACAATGCCATTGACAACGCCAACAGGGTGCTGGGGCCCATTTACTTCGTCACCTATGTCTTCTTCGTTTTCTTTGTGCTGCTG AACATGTTCCTGGCCATCATCAACGACACCTACTCAGAAGTCAAGGAGGAGCTTTCAAACCAGAAGAACGAGCTGCAGCTCTCAGACATCCTGAAGCAG GGCTATCACAAGACGCTGATGAGGCTGAAGTTGAAGAAAGAGCGGATTTCAGACGTTCAGAAGGCTCTCCAGAATGGGACAAAGGAGCTAGAGTttgaggattttaagaacagtttgaAAGA GCTGGGTCATGCTGAGCATGAGATCACAGCGGCCTTTTCCAGATTTGACAAAGATGGTAACCAGATCCTTGATGAAGAGGAACAGAAGCGAATGAGGCATGACCTAGAGGAGAAAAGG GTTGCTTTGAATGCAGAGATTGAAAACTTGGGGAAATCCTACGGTGATAACAACCTGGATGAGAATTTGACCCTTGTGGATGCAAAGAACAATCACATCAATAAGTCCACCTGGGTGTCTGAGGAAGAATTCCAAATGTGGGTCACTGCTGGTGCTAGCCCAGCGTCTGAAAGCAAAGGGCTTGGtttcctgctgccctgccccctcatgGAGCCACATCCACCTGTGCCTCACGG CCTTCTGCGACGGgtcctgcagctggagcactccaTTGGCAGCATTGTGTCCAAGATCGATTCAGTGGTGAGCAAGCTGGAGATGCTGGAGAGAAACAAACTGCAGAGGAAAGACCTGGTGGGCAAGCTGCTCGACAACATCAGCAAG GAGGAACAGCCCAGCCAGGAAGAACTGCTCCAGCGGAACCTAGACCCGCTGGTGAAGGAAAACCAAGAAGGCTGGGAGACAAAGCACATGCTGGGAAGCAACCTCAATGGGAGCTCTCCCCAAAATGGTAATAGTATCTACCCGAACCTGCCCAAGTCGGGGTTACCAGGCTCTCAGGTGCCCAAGAACACCTGGCCTCCGTCTAATGTGCACTTCTGA